Proteins from one Pseudarthrobacter sp. BIM B-2242 genomic window:
- a CDS encoding GDP-mannose 4,6-dehydratase: MPRALITGITGQDGLYLSELLLSKGYEVFGLVRGQNNPKLDVLRRVAPEVQVLTGDLTDVSSLVRILAVAQPDEIYNLGAVSFVAYSWENAALTTDVTGKGVLNMLEATRLYAGDDIEKVRFYQASSSEMFGKVQDVPQRESTLLWPRSPYGVAKVFGHYMTINYRESYGMHASSGILFNHESPRRGPEFVTRKVTMAVARIKLGLQDSLTLGNLDAKRDWGFAGDYVEAMWRMLQQPVADDYVIATGETHSIRDLLDAAFKAVGVDDWARYVEQDPRFMRPAEVDLLVGDASKAREVLGWKPAVGFDELIKLMVEADLAEQSALVH; the protein is encoded by the coding sequence GTGCCTCGAGCACTTATCACCGGGATTACCGGTCAAGACGGCCTGTATCTGTCAGAGCTGTTGCTGTCAAAAGGCTATGAGGTCTTCGGGCTCGTACGTGGTCAAAATAATCCTAAGCTTGACGTGCTTCGTCGAGTTGCTCCGGAAGTCCAGGTGTTAACGGGGGATCTCACCGATGTGTCTAGCCTTGTGAGGATCTTGGCCGTTGCTCAGCCAGATGAGATCTACAACTTGGGAGCGGTCTCATTTGTTGCATACTCGTGGGAGAACGCAGCTCTGACCACGGATGTGACAGGCAAGGGCGTCCTAAACATGCTGGAGGCAACGCGACTCTATGCAGGCGATGACATCGAAAAGGTTCGATTCTATCAAGCGTCGTCGTCCGAGATGTTTGGCAAGGTGCAGGATGTGCCCCAACGAGAAAGTACACTCCTTTGGCCTCGCTCTCCTTATGGAGTCGCTAAAGTTTTCGGTCACTATATGACTATCAACTATCGCGAGTCGTACGGCATGCACGCGTCTAGCGGGATTCTTTTCAACCACGAATCTCCTCGAAGGGGCCCTGAATTTGTAACACGCAAAGTCACTATGGCAGTTGCGCGCATCAAGCTCGGTTTGCAGGACTCGCTGACCTTGGGGAACCTGGACGCAAAGCGGGACTGGGGATTCGCCGGGGATTACGTAGAGGCAATGTGGCGGATGCTTCAGCAGCCCGTTGCAGACGATTATGTCATCGCCACTGGTGAAACTCATTCCATTCGTGACCTTCTTGACGCCGCCTTCAAGGCCGTAGGCGTCGACGACTGGGCCCGGTATGTCGAGCAAGACCCCCGGTTTATGCGACCGGCAGAAGTGGATTTGCTCGTCGGAGACGCGTCAAAAGCCCGTGAAGTTCTCGGGTGGAAGCCGGCCGTCGGCTTCGATGAGTTGATCAAATTGATGGTTGAGGCCGACCTAGCCGAGCAATCGGCGTTGGTCCACTGA